A genome region from Nitrospira sp. includes the following:
- a CDS encoding DUF2007 domain-containing protein, with the protein MSKQHPESSTKLVTLCESGDVGELALIKSLLDGNGITYAVQHEHIGALYPGVALLGSRVMVEERDKQRAEVLISRLALQIRDTTEELG; encoded by the coding sequence ATGTCAAAACAGCACCCTGAGAGTTCCACGAAGCTGGTGACCCTGTGCGAATCGGGCGACGTCGGTGAGTTGGCGTTGATCAAGAGCCTGCTCGACGGCAATGGAATCACCTACGCCGTGCAGCACGAACATATCGGGGCATTGTACCCAGGGGTGGCGCTGTTGGGGAGCCGGGTGATGGTGGAGGAGCGCGACAAGCAGCGAGCCGAGGTGTTGATCAGCCGCCTTGCCCTACAGATTCGCGATACGACTGAGGAACTAGGCTAA